A region of Lycium barbarum isolate Lr01 chromosome 3, ASM1917538v2, whole genome shotgun sequence DNA encodes the following proteins:
- the LOC132631627 gene encoding uncharacterized protein LOC132631627 isoform X9 codes for MDSSRPDSFSWTKYVDLLLDNGLGKVLVDGKVVTKAGTQIPDKAVVEIMAEIPKYVCRGGHKLEAAIENLGIDVTGKVALDSGLSTGGFTDCLLQFGASFVYGVDVGYGQVADKIRRDERVSVIERTNLRYLSELPQKVDLVTLDLSFISILLVMPAVVNLMKQEATLVTLIKPQFEARRSQVGGGGIVRDPLVHQEVIEKIINGVQNHGFQCKGWIESPLKGAEGNIEFLACFNRAVISEEVEKQ; via the exons GCCTGATTCTTTTTCGTGGACCAAGTACGTGGACCTTCTTTTGGATAATGG CTTAGGCAAAGTGCTTGTGGATGGAAAAGTCGTTACCAAAGCAGGGACTCAAATCCCTGATAAAGCTGTTGTTGAGATCATGGCTGAAATTCCTAAATACGTATGCAG AGGAGGACATAAACTGGAGGCTGCTATTGAAAACCTGGGGATTGATGTCACAGGAAAAGTAGCTCTCGATTCAGGCTTGTCTACTGGAGGATTTACTGATTGTTTACTTCAGTTTGGTGCTTCATTTGTCTATGGAGTTGATGTAGGATATGGACAG GTGGCTGATAAAATTCGTCGAGATGAGCGTGTAAGTGTTATCGAGCGTACAAACTTGAGATACCTTTCTGAACTCCCGCAAAAGGTCGACTTAGTAACTCTGGACCTCTCCTTTATTTCGATACTTCTG GTGATGCCTGCAGTTGTCAATTTGATGAAGCAAGAAGCTACTTTAGTGACTCTGATTAAACCTCAGTTTGAGGCTCGGAGATCCCAA gtTGGAGGAGGTGGAATTGTAAGGGATCCCTTGGTCCATCAAGAG GTGATTGAAAAGATCATAAATGGGGTACAAAACCATGGATTTCAATGCAAAGGTTGGATTGAATCTCCTTTGAAAGGAGCTGAAGGAAATATAGAGTTTCTAGCTTGCTTCAATCGAGCAGTCATCAGTGAAGAAGTTGAGAAACAGTAA
- the LOC132631627 gene encoding uncharacterized protein LOC132631627 isoform X10, with protein MDSSRPDSFSWTNLGKVLVDGKVVTKAGTQIPDKAVVEIMAEIPKYVCRGGHKLEAAIENLGIDVTGKVALDSGLSTGGFTDCLLQFGASFVYGVDVGYGQVADKIRRDERVSVIERTNLRYLSELPQKVDLVTLDLSFISILLVMPAVVNLMKQEATLVTLIKPQFEARRSQVGGGGIVRDPLVHQEVIEKIINGVQNHGFQCKGWIESPLKGAEGNIEFLACFNRAVISEEVEKQ; from the exons GCCTGATTCTTTTTCGTGGACCAA CTTAGGCAAAGTGCTTGTGGATGGAAAAGTCGTTACCAAAGCAGGGACTCAAATCCCTGATAAAGCTGTTGTTGAGATCATGGCTGAAATTCCTAAATACGTATGCAG AGGAGGACATAAACTGGAGGCTGCTATTGAAAACCTGGGGATTGATGTCACAGGAAAAGTAGCTCTCGATTCAGGCTTGTCTACTGGAGGATTTACTGATTGTTTACTTCAGTTTGGTGCTTCATTTGTCTATGGAGTTGATGTAGGATATGGACAG GTGGCTGATAAAATTCGTCGAGATGAGCGTGTAAGTGTTATCGAGCGTACAAACTTGAGATACCTTTCTGAACTCCCGCAAAAGGTCGACTTAGTAACTCTGGACCTCTCCTTTATTTCGATACTTCTG GTGATGCCTGCAGTTGTCAATTTGATGAAGCAAGAAGCTACTTTAGTGACTCTGATTAAACCTCAGTTTGAGGCTCGGAGATCCCAA gtTGGAGGAGGTGGAATTGTAAGGGATCCCTTGGTCCATCAAGAG GTGATTGAAAAGATCATAAATGGGGTACAAAACCATGGATTTCAATGCAAAGGTTGGATTGAATCTCCTTTGAAAGGAGCTGAAGGAAATATAGAGTTTCTAGCTTGCTTCAATCGAGCAGTCATCAGTGAAGAAGTTGAGAAACAGTAA
- the LOC132631628 gene encoding ubiquitin-like-conjugating enzyme ATG10, producing MSSDKAIIDISPSWDGTITSTHFHIAASTFAELWNKLVLGFPHWSWINSPKRLGFASTGVQGYLSLENMILPRFTEEDQHQCGLDGIEDLTCSSEDVFDDTAILVQKDGKERHHYDFHVIYSSSFRVPVLYFRAYCSDGEPLAIEDLEKDFPAYTAKELAISKWTFITQEEHPYLNRPWYTLHPCGTSDWMKLLFSNEPSVVSQVGVAVEKYLTSWFSVVLPIFGLKIPLKLSLDV from the exons ATGTCATCAGATAAGGCCATAATTGACATCTCCCCCTCATGGGATGGTACCATTACATCTACTCATTTTCACATTGCTGCTTCTACTTTCGCTGAGCTATGGAACAAGTTGGTTCTAGGGTTTCCTCACTGGTCATGGATCAACTCTCCAAAGCGACTTGGTTTTGCTTCTACCGGT GTACAAGGATATCTATCCTTGGAGAATATGATTCTTCCCAGATTCACTGAG gaagatcaacatcaatgtgGTCTTGATGGAATAGAAGATTTGACTTGCTCTAGCGAAGATGTATTTGATGATACTGCCATATTG GTTCAAAAGGACGGCAAAGAAAGACATCATTACGACTTTCATGTCATCTACAGCTCCTCTTTCAGGGTTCCCGTTCTTTATTTCCGTGCATACTGCAGTG ATGGAGAACCCTTGGCAATAGAAGACCTGGAAAAGGACTTTCCTGCCTATACTGCAAAGGAACTAGCAATATCTAAATGGACCTTTATAACTCAGGAG GAGCACCCGTACCTGAATCGGCCATGGTATACATTACATCCATGTGGGACTAGTGACTGGATGAAGCTACTTTTCAGTAATGAACCTTCGGTGGTGTCTCAAGTGGGGGTTGCAGTTGAGAAATATCTAACCTCGTGGTTTTCAGTTGTATTGCCTATCTTTGGTCTTAAAATCCCCTTAAAGTTGTCTCTAGATGTATGA